CGTGGAAAGCTTTAAATGGGACAAATTTGACTCAACTCGATTTTTATAAATCTTGCTTAACATGGACCTAAAACCCATACATATACTATATGTTTTTAAACATTAATAGACCCATGTGTCTAAATACCTCTTAATTGTattatagtttttttaaaaataacagtGCTTGTGTATGTTCCTCGCCAGTCTAATTACTGAAGAATTCAATCATAGGACGTGTTTGATTAAGAGACCGTTAAAATATTTGGATACTCATTCTAGTTTTTGCGTGTGGGGTGGTTTAATGAGGAAGTACGATGTGGCCCAATGGAATATGACTGCACCAAACAGGGCCTTGAAGTCACAAACAACCCCACATAGGATTCTCTATTTAACACGCTCAATTATGCGAGTGCTCCTTTTTATTATCGCCATTACGAGGGGTTTGACTTGGGACTCTCCTCGTTattcaggaaaaaaaaaaacttgtctcataaatcaaattttataatattaatattttattcgactaaaactataaaaaaaattaattttttttcaaaaatattactgtTCAATAAAAAGATATTTACACTAATTCAGGTAGATACTGTACCATATGtatacaaaaaataataataataataaattggaccgcaatttttaaaatttcaaattgatcAAAATAAGTGATCCAAGGATTCATTGGAACAAGTGGGACATAATGTAATACTTTATAGTTTTGTAACTAACAGTCAAACATAAAATCAGACAAACTTTAAATGTTAGCAAGGAATTACGAACGGGGACTGAAGTGGGGGGAGCCCCCCTTCGCTCAAATCGTCCTTGGTTTGATATCATCTATATGTGTTCGTAAAGACATTTCGCCTGTCGGGTTTTGAACTACGTATTATTATCATTCGTCACgcacattatatatatatatataaaacgtaTGGCGTGTGCACACAGTATATATTTAATCTAGTTTACACGACTCTTGTACTAAAATTCAAGTGTTTAAAGTTGGTGGTAAACTGGTGACCAAGAAGCTTCTGGTTAGAGGGGTCAAAATCAAGATTTATGAAGCATCTCTCTCAGCAATGAATACCATTTACTTTTTTATGTTAGATTTGTTGCTTTTCTAAGATTGTCATGGTTTCCTTGCCATTCCTAACGCACGCACGTGCGTATCCTCTGTCAACAGAGCAATAGGTGAAAATACACTACTAAATCTAGGGTACTGCTTTGGCATATGATTAAAGAGCCAAGAAAAATGGAAATTCTGCTCCCATTTCCTCTTACAAATGGTACTTAATCAAGAAAATGAAGCTAAAAATCTTGAAACAAACCCTAAAAAATGACTAGATATATGCTCTCCCAATGTGTCAGAATATATGATTCGAGAACATGTAGTGAGAATTACCATATTATCGTATtcttgaaaattattaaaaaactaAGCTTTAAATTGAGAAAATAATTATAGCTCTAGCAAGgtagagttgaagaagattcATACATGCCAATATAATTTCTATTATACATTACATCACCACTTCAAAAGCCTAAAACTACCAAAGTTAAACTACTAAGTACCGATACAGCCTGCAACAAACTTCCAGCACAAACTAATCGAAAGGCCTTCATATTTTGATGAACCTTAAAATCTGCTAAACTCTTTAGTTGGCTCTCTCAGCATGACACATGAATACCGATTCCAAGTCAGGGGGATTAAAGAACTCTCGAACTCCGTTGAAATGGAAAGTTGAAGCTGGGCGGCGCTTCCTGGGAGCCGGTGGGCAGGACAGCTTCTTGGGTATTTTGTGCTCACGCGCAGTCGGCGTCGTGGAGCACGCGCCGTCTTCGTCTCCGCTTTCCTCCTTGGGCTTTGTGGATATCGGCTTCAACGGCGCTCGAACGGCGATTCCGGCTATAGCCCATTTCTTCCCATCCAATTCCTTGATCACCTCCATCTGATGCTTCTTCGAAACACCCATTTTAGAAAACAAAGAAACAGTGCAAAACCTTTGCAGGAGGAACAAATTCTCCGGAGCTGGCAAAGACTATTTTTCAAGAAAGAAGGGAGGAAAAGGAGACGCTTTTCTTAGTGGGAAAGGGCTGGGTATAaagaaaaaatgaaagaataaacCAAAAGCGGGCTACCTTAAATTCCTTTATGTGATTCAACACGgggaataaaattaaaaagagaGAAGGACTTGAAGAGGAGGGGGGGCTGGGCTTTGCTGCAGTACAGAAACTTTGAACAATGGGAAAAAGAAGATTAATGGCGGCAGAAGGAGTGGACGCACGAATAATTTATACTCGAAAGAGAGAAGGAAACAGAGAGGAGAAACCTTAAAGACTTGGCCTAAGTGGAGACGATTAAATGGCTAATTCTCGTAGCCTTGCATCCGAATCTATTCCGATTgatgattgtgtgtgtgtgtgtgaaatcGAGAAGGGGGCAGTCTTTTAGGCTGCCCGTCAAGTGACGGGCAGCTGAATTTTTTTGGCGCCATTTTTTGGTTGTTTAGCCAGCAACGGCTCTCGTTCCCGCCCATGGTTTTTTTTTGGCCTAgcttaatataataatattttttataatttatttggtttATAGTTAAATGAAGATGAAAATATAATTATCAAAAATAGTGAGAGATTATACtgtaattttatatataaaataaaaataaatataaaagaataaaataatgacattaataaaaattaaacctaTAACTTAATTTTCAAGAAACAATGACTCTATCCACTGAACTATATATAACTTACAttaaaattgtaatattttattaatatatataattattaaaacagatcaTGACACCAAAATTAGTTACTCTATGTATCTCAGACTTAATAGGAtagtataatattttattaatatatataattattaaaacagaccatgacaccaaagttaATTACTCTAACTGTCTCAGACTtaacatgataaaataatataatataatataatgtaatTTGGTTTCAGCTTGGCTTCTCATGCACACTCCACCGTTTTAAATGATCCCAGTGCTTTGAATTTTTCGGTGCATGAACCATCTTGACGGTGACGAATAAACTAGAGCTTGTCTGAGATAACTCAATTATTGTGAGGATATAAACGAAATACTAGCTAGTGTCTCAATCCAAGTGAGATGTTCTCTCAAATTTATCAGTCAAATCACGTGGGATGTCAAATTGTCCACCTTCGGAGAAGCCAAAACCTTCAAGTGCTCATTTGGAACAAGTTTCATTCATAATAAACATTGGCAAAAACTTacgtgagacggtttcacgggtcgtattttgttatacggatttcttatttgggtcatacatgaaaaaatattattttttatgctaagagtattactttttattgtgaatatcggtagggttgacccgtctcacagataaagattcgtgaaaccgtctcacaagagatctgttctgaaattttttatgtcaaTTGTTTATTTTTATCTTACTTTATGTTTGAAGTGTGTCAAGATTCTAATGCTCTGGCTCAATGGATATCGGGTTGACTACAGTCGAAAGGCACGAGTTCAATACCTACATGGTTGAAaagctattttttaaaaattaattaattcaaaattacAGTTTAGTTACTCcttattttttataaaccttcatTTATATTTCttcgtattttttaaaaattaattaattcaaaattataGTTTAATCATTCGTTATTTTTCATAACTATCATATGACCTTCATTtatatttcttatattttttaaaagattaattaattaaaaattataatttagtctttaattatttttcataataaaaatatgacctttatttaaaaataaattatacaaaCATGTATGACATGCCAATATGTCCACGGTGATTTTCCATGAACCAAGTTTATATTCGGGTCTGGGCTGCATTATGACGAGACCAAATATAGGATGCATGAAATTTATTGGATCTTAGAGCCAATCAAATTTATGGGCCGTCAATTGATTTTTTGGGCCGCTTTGGCCCACTTGTTTCATTAACCCCTTTAACATATCATACTACAGTCATCCTATTTTACATCACGTACTTGATGCTACTCCATAGTCCATATTTTGTACaagtataattaaattttatattaacaAAAAATTAGATTAGAACTATAAAACGTAAGGTATTTAAGTGATTCtaagaaaaacaaaataataaatcggatgttatcGTTGTAAGCTATTACTGAAAACACGATTATTGAGAAATAAAAATTGCTCCTGACCTAGACGAAAAATGATCGAGTTGTGACACTTGAGCCAATATATATTTTAGAAGATTTTAGTTACatctcttcaatcacatttaATGTATATTTGCTTTTATAGATTCAGTAGTAATTGAAAttgtttattaaaatatttatttattaattattattattattatttttacgaATTTTGGGTTTTTAAGATAACTTACTCTGTCATGATATtaatttatcagatttataatatcaaaatttcaaaatctccttacattaaagacaaaaatttgtatgagacggtctcacatgtcgtattttgtaaggtggatatcttatttggtcatccatgaaaaattatcactttgtatgctaagagtattactttttattgtgaatatcggtagggttgacccgtctcacggataaagattcgtgagaccgtctcacaagagaagcTACTCTacattaaataaaaaagaattgattttatatgttaattcgAGGGTCAATCTTTATTGTCTAGTATTAGTAATCTCGGATATTTATCTCTAATATTAACCTCAAATATATTTTCTTGATCTTGATTCTAGAAATAAGCAAACAaatcaaattataaattaattttaaatatgatttgaGCTATCCACTTCTTTATGTGAAACGTGTTTTCTCACTATATTATCGATCTGTAGTACATATTATGATCAAATTATTACATCAAAATAAAACTATATATTATCATATTCTTtactaattaataattttaaaaataaaaattgtttataatCTCCCGCGGGCAAGACTGTATATATATGATTCACAGTTCATCCCATGAATTACGATtggtcaatttttttattttcgtttttcaaaaaaaaaaaaaagatttgtaCGAAAAAATACTGTAAAATACAGGTAAAATGTGTCCTTAAAAATAGAATTTTCCGGACAAATACTCTATCTACACACGACTTGTCGGTATGTCGGCTTTGAAAAAGAGAAATAAACAACTTAAAGAGCAGTAAAGTGAAAagggtttattttaattatctctGATTTCCTTCGTCTTTTCAAGGGTTTCTTtgctttctttttctttgtcttttttctttttccctgTAAATTATACGTACAAGTTTGCTGGGAGTTCGATAATGATTATTTAACTAAAGAATATTTTCCCACCAGGCAACTTCAAGAATTTCATCATTAGATTTAATTAAGTGGGAAGCTTACTATTTTAAACGTTGATCGTAGCgacgatttattttaaatattagttcGAAGGATctgataattatattttaaattatttcatttttgAAGGATCTGAAATCCATTCTCATGCATAAAATAATGGGAGCAGAACTCCAAATCCATAGaatattctttttcttttgGGGGAAAATACATAGAATTCAAAAGAATCGAAAGAAGCCGAGTGTAGAATattccaaataattttttttaaacggATTGACTCTTTCAAATACTTCGATCCAAATATATaataggcaaaaacttatgtgagacggtttcacgggtcgtattttgtgagacagatcttttatttaagtcatccatgaaaaaatattattttttatcctaaaaatattactttttattgtgaatatcggtagggttgacctgtctcacagataaagattcgtgagatcgtctcacaagagacatactcaataTAATAAAGTGAAAAAAATGTATACGtaccatttttaaaaataaataatattattgacaatcatataaattatCCTAATCCAAATATATTTgtacccaaaaaaaaaag
The sequence above is a segment of the Primulina tabacum isolate GXHZ01 chromosome 6, ASM2559414v2, whole genome shotgun sequence genome. Coding sequences within it:
- the LOC142548298 gene encoding cyclin-dependent protein kinase inhibitor SMR6, whose protein sequence is MGVSKKHQMEVIKELDGKKWAIAGIAVRAPLKPISTKPKEESGDEDGACSTTPTAREHKIPKKLSCPPAPRKRRPASTFHFNGVREFFNPPDLESVFMCHAERAN